The following are encoded in a window of Ranitomeya variabilis isolate aRanVar5 chromosome 8, aRanVar5.hap1, whole genome shotgun sequence genomic DNA:
- the LOC143788045 gene encoding E3 ubiquitin-protein ligase RNF170-like isoform X2, giving the protein MLSHTLCSPVQSRCCTMDKPETIPQRKNDGIFPPTDYKETHKSRQTRVHNDLNCPVCLQTATSPVETNCGHLFCGPCLMEYWKHDPWLGTISCPLCRQKVHMLYDDFCEVQQHDKTSQAIKQDIRRYNNRFSGKPRPLTDYLYDLPSLLHLVLRRIFTMGGLVWIFCIRIVVCSFGAIMCLSSPFDVIPDPLCGILSTIDDLVVIFLLLICMINISQQFRSEGLAMVHTAAQSVLSES; this is encoded by the exons ATGCTCAGCCATACGTTGTGCAGCCCTGTCCAGTCCAG ATGTTGCACAATGGACAAACCAGAAACGATTCCTCAAAGAAAGAACGATGGAATATTCCCCCCAACAGACTACAAA GAGACGCATAAAAGCCGCCAGACTCGCGTCCACAATGACCTGAACTGCCCGGTGTGTCTTCAAACAGCGACATCCCCAGTGGAGACCAACTGTGGCCATTTATTCTGCG GTCCCTGTCtgatggagtactggaagcacgaccCCTGGTTAGGAACCATCAGTTGTCCCCTCTGCAGACAAAAA GTGCATATGCTCTACGATGATTTTTGTGAAGTGCAGCAGCACGATAAGACGAGCCAAGCCATCAAACAAGACATCAGACGATATAACAATCGCTTCTCTGGAAAACCACGACCT CTCACCGACTACCTATATGACCTGCCATCACTTTTACACCTGGTGCTTAGGAGGATCTTCACTATGGGTGGACTTGTATGGATCTTCTGTATCAGGATAGTAGTATGCTCATTTGGGGCCATCATGTGTTTGTCTTCACCATTCGACGTCATCCCCGATCCTCTCTGTGGAATCCTCAGCACCATTGACGACCTCGTCGTCATCTTTCTTCTCCTGATCTGCATGATCAACATCTCACAACAGTTCAGGTCAGAAGGATTGGCCATGGTCCACACGGCCGCACAGAGTGTCTTGTCCGAGTCTTGA
- the LOC143788045 gene encoding E3 ubiquitin-protein ligase RNF170-like isoform X1 produces MDVKIALNSHDNHMVCIQFFSVQITDHFFSHKCCTMDKPETIPQRKNDGIFPPTDYKETHKSRQTRVHNDLNCPVCLQTATSPVETNCGHLFCGPCLMEYWKHDPWLGTISCPLCRQKVHMLYDDFCEVQQHDKTSQAIKQDIRRYNNRFSGKPRPLTDYLYDLPSLLHLVLRRIFTMGGLVWIFCIRIVVCSFGAIMCLSSPFDVIPDPLCGILSTIDDLVVIFLLLICMINISQQFRSEGLAMVHTAAQSVLSES; encoded by the exons atggatgtaaaaatcgcattgaactcgcatgacaatcacatggtttgcatccaatttttttcggtccagattacggaccattttttttctcacaa ATGTTGCACAATGGACAAACCAGAAACGATTCCTCAAAGAAAGAACGATGGAATATTCCCCCCAACAGACTACAAA GAGACGCATAAAAGCCGCCAGACTCGCGTCCACAATGACCTGAACTGCCCGGTGTGTCTTCAAACAGCGACATCCCCAGTGGAGACCAACTGTGGCCATTTATTCTGCG GTCCCTGTCtgatggagtactggaagcacgaccCCTGGTTAGGAACCATCAGTTGTCCCCTCTGCAGACAAAAA GTGCATATGCTCTACGATGATTTTTGTGAAGTGCAGCAGCACGATAAGACGAGCCAAGCCATCAAACAAGACATCAGACGATATAACAATCGCTTCTCTGGAAAACCACGACCT CTCACCGACTACCTATATGACCTGCCATCACTTTTACACCTGGTGCTTAGGAGGATCTTCACTATGGGTGGACTTGTATGGATCTTCTGTATCAGGATAGTAGTATGCTCATTTGGGGCCATCATGTGTTTGTCTTCACCATTCGACGTCATCCCCGATCCTCTCTGTGGAATCCTCAGCACCATTGACGACCTCGTCGTCATCTTTCTTCTCCTGATCTGCATGATCAACATCTCACAACAGTTCAGGTCAGAAGGATTGGCCATGGTCCACACGGCCGCACAGAGTGTCTTGTCCGAGTCTTGA
- the LOC143788045 gene encoding E3 ubiquitin-protein ligase RNF170-like isoform X3: protein MDKPETIPQRKNDGIFPPTDYKETHKSRQTRVHNDLNCPVCLQTATSPVETNCGHLFCGPCLMEYWKHDPWLGTISCPLCRQKVHMLYDDFCEVQQHDKTSQAIKQDIRRYNNRFSGKPRPLTDYLYDLPSLLHLVLRRIFTMGGLVWIFCIRIVVCSFGAIMCLSSPFDVIPDPLCGILSTIDDLVVIFLLLICMINISQQFRSEGLAMVHTAAQSVLSES from the exons ATGGACAAACCAGAAACGATTCCTCAAAGAAAGAACGATGGAATATTCCCCCCAACAGACTACAAA GAGACGCATAAAAGCCGCCAGACTCGCGTCCACAATGACCTGAACTGCCCGGTGTGTCTTCAAACAGCGACATCCCCAGTGGAGACCAACTGTGGCCATTTATTCTGCG GTCCCTGTCtgatggagtactggaagcacgaccCCTGGTTAGGAACCATCAGTTGTCCCCTCTGCAGACAAAAA GTGCATATGCTCTACGATGATTTTTGTGAAGTGCAGCAGCACGATAAGACGAGCCAAGCCATCAAACAAGACATCAGACGATATAACAATCGCTTCTCTGGAAAACCACGACCT CTCACCGACTACCTATATGACCTGCCATCACTTTTACACCTGGTGCTTAGGAGGATCTTCACTATGGGTGGACTTGTATGGATCTTCTGTATCAGGATAGTAGTATGCTCATTTGGGGCCATCATGTGTTTGTCTTCACCATTCGACGTCATCCCCGATCCTCTCTGTGGAATCCTCAGCACCATTGACGACCTCGTCGTCATCTTTCTTCTCCTGATCTGCATGATCAACATCTCACAACAGTTCAGGTCAGAAGGATTGGCCATGGTCCACACGGCCGCACAGAGTGTCTTGTCCGAGTCTTGA